One Chiloscyllium punctatum isolate Juve2018m chromosome 33, sChiPun1.3, whole genome shotgun sequence DNA segment encodes these proteins:
- the nr2e3 gene encoding photoreceptor-specific nuclear receptor, translated as MSNSSIESSISPGLEDSQTEKTPSPGKSLSPVLLCKVCGDTSSGKHYGIYACNGCSGFFKRSVRRKLIYRCQAGTGMCPVDKAHRNQCQACRLKKCLQAGMNKDAVQNERQPRSTAQVRLDTAELDPEKEHIATTREPSLSSVSSQRPASSNISCSQKTISPPTNHRFMASLMTAETCAKLEPEDVDENIDVTSNEPDRTSTEYQMSIYPPSSLENVYETSARLLFMAVKWAKNLPVFSNLPFRDQVILLEEAWSELFLLCAIQWSMPLESCPLLSLPELSHCPQGKSSSATADVRILQETMSRFKAIAVDPTEFACLKAVVLFKPETRGLKDPEQVENLQDQSQVMLGQHSRTHYSIQPVRFGKLLLLLPSLRFVSSEQIELLFFHRTIGNTPMEKLLCDMFKS; from the exons ATGAGCAACTCTTCCATCGAGTCATCAATCAGCCCAGGGCTGGAGGACAGCCAGACAG AGAAAACTCCAAGTCCAGGGAAGTCTCTGAGCCCTGTGCTTCTGTGTAAGGTATGTGGGGATACCAGCAGCGGGAAACACTATGGTATTTATGCCTGTAATGGCTGCAGTGGCTTCTTCAAGCGAAGTGTCCGAAGAAAGCTCATCTACAG GTGCCAGGCAGGAACTGGAATGTGCCCTGTGGATAAAGCGCATCGCAATCAGTGCCAGGCTTGTAGACTGAAGAAATGTTTGCAGGCTGGTATGAATAAAGATG CTGTTCAGAATGAACGACAGCCCCGTAGTACTGCCCAGGTGCGACTGGACACTGCTGAGCTTGACCCTGAGAAGGAGCACATAGCCACGACCAGGGAGCCCAGTTTGTCATCGGTCAGCAGCCAGAGACCAGCTTCCTCCAACATCAGCTGCAGCCAGAAAACCATCAGCCCACCAACTAACCACCGGTTTATGGCCAGCCTGATGACAGCTGAGACCTGTGCCAAGCTGGagcctgaggatg TGGATGAGAACATTGATGTGACAAGCAACGAACCAGACAGGACATCCACAGAGTACCAGATGTCCATTTACCCTCCGAGTAGTCTCGAGAACGTATATGAGACCTCTGCCAGATTGCTCTTCATGGCTGTTAAATGGGCCAAGAATCTTCCAGTCTTCTCGAACCTGCCATTCCGGGACCAG GTGATCCTGTTGGAAGAAGCCTGGAGTGAACTCTTCCTGCTCTGTGCTATCCAGTGGTCCATGCCATTGGAAAGTTGCCCTTTGTTGTCATTACCTGAACTCTCTCATTGCCCTCAGGGCAAGAGTAGTTCTGCCACAGCTGACGTCCGCATCCTGCAGGAGACCATGAGTCGATTCAAGGCTATTGCTGTGGACCCCACAGAGTTTGCATGTCTGAAGGCTGTGGTACTCTTTAAACCAG AAACGAGAGGCCTGAAGGACCCAGAGCAGGTGGAGAATCTACAGGATCAGTCCCAAGTAATGCTGGGTCAGCACAGCAGGACACATTACTCAATCCAGCCAGTTAG ATTTGGGAAGTTGCTACTCCTCTTGCCATCACTTCGCTTTGTCTCTTCAGAACAAATTGAGCTGCTATTTTTCCACAGAACCATTGGTAACACTCCCATGGAAAAGCTTCTCTGTGACATGTTTAAGAGCTGA